Part of the Haliotis asinina isolate JCU_RB_2024 chromosome 8, JCU_Hal_asi_v2, whole genome shotgun sequence genome is shown below.
ATGGTACCTCTTGgtatttacagatgtttgtgatttattattttctcggtttccatggaaaggttttggacttagtctcaaaatggagggataggctttgtttccagaacagaactcaaaaaccgttcaatattttctgcaaaacaaacagattaagtgattaagtaactgtcaggtgatttgtcctttcaaatatgtgggggccggaggatatgtcatcttctgatgattcgTTCTCAAACAAAGGGCAGCTGAAATCAATATTACGACTCGCTTAATTTTCCAACCAGCTCAGGAAACTGCCAGTTAGAAGCTGCACTACAGCAGTTGTACAATAAGTGTTCATTGGGTTCATTTTCTTGTTCACGAAAAGAACAACGTAGATCATTACTCTGCCTGATCTTGTGAAAAAAAGACACGATGGATCAGGTTAGGATGTCACAAAAACCACAGTTGATAACGTCTGCACAAATGTGATACAAATTTAAAGACAATTCATTGAAAGTTTTGCATCGTTTATGACTGTCATCCTCCAGAATTTGTCTTTTGAGGGTGATTTAGATGCAAAGTTTATTGCCATATTGAATGGCTTCAGGATTTATTAAATTTGTTCTAAAAATTAGCTGTCTCACACAAAGGTAATTACCTACAAAGAAAAGTGTATGTATTGAATAAATAGGTACTCTGTAGGCTCTGAGGTACAATGTGCCTCATGCCTTTTGGAAGATTTTCAGgattttgttttttgctgtttccaGTGCTTCTTAGTGCCAAATACGTTTGATGGTTTTGTCCCAAGCATGTTCCTTaaagtttacatgctaggttcaccaaacATCACACACATTTAAATCATTACCCAcagatgtgccttttgctattttgaaaTGGTTTCAGAATTTTCTTGGGgttgttttggttgttgtttccatggaaacatgacttggcACAAAATGTGTTGGTTACCTGGCCACAGCATATCActgaaactatacatgctaggttcaccaaacttaatACTCAAATTAATCTTAACCCACAAATGTGCCATGTGctatttatttgcaaaatgtgattATTCAAAGTGTGATATTaatttttcacttttcatggTCTTTCTTCATGTCATATGTACCAATGTGTGGTTTATTCTCTATCTATATTAGTTACTTCCTTGATGTTATCAACATGTGATTTATCTTCTATACCTACAtgggtttgttttgttcagGTCGTAAGTACAAATATAGTTCTGACTGATTCTAAATaattaatttcttcatttcatatatacaaATGAAGGTGTGCATGGCAAAACTATTATCTAACATGTATATGAAGTTCAATAGAGTCAAGGAGAGAGTTTTGTGAGCTGCTATCCTTGTTACACTACATATCAGTACCGGTCATTTCCATGCCCCAAAGTGGGAAGCAGGGGTACTTGTTTTTACCGACGtgatgttaaattttaactcactcattcactctataCTTGATTAGcattcattcatacatttcTGTGTTGACTGAACCTCTGCATCCATCTCTTCATATGAAGTGGCTATGTAGTGCATGTTGGAAAAACATTGTTTGAAGTATGATTATCTGATTTAGCATTAGCTACACTCTTCCAccagtggggtaacctagtggctAAATCATGAACCTGTCTTGTTGAAAACCCAGatcaattcccttcatgggtacagtgtctcAAACCCATTTCATGTGTTCCTTTGCCATgttatttcaggaatattgcttaaaacaaatctctctCACTCTTCCACCTTAagtgcgactatgcttgtcacaaggggtgactaacaggatcgggtggtcaggttcgctaacatgtctgacacatgtcatcggttcccaattgtgcagatcaatgctcatgtcgtttggtcactggattgtctggtccctactcaattatttgcagactgccgccatatggctggaatattgctgagtgtgaagtaaaactaaactcactcactcattccacctTAAGTATCCAGCATACAAACATAGGCATTTTCATATCACTTTTTCAGTTGGCTATATCATTTCTTGAATACATTTTGATTTTAGTCTATATTTTGAGTATAATGCTGAGTAAAGGAACAGTATAAATCTAATGATTTAATACACTGTGGATTATTGATTGTTTATAGCCACTGACATGACTGTTTTATCTGTGTGAGTCTTAATCCTGTTGAAAGCCTACTGTTTAGTATTACATGTTTCTTATAGGCTGACCCCTTACAACTGAAGAGTTTCCTGACACTTGTGCGCGCAGGAGCTCAGGGTCAGAATCTGGAGAGAGTCACATTGTCATCACTGGCACCAGCATCCACTAAACAGGTGGAGAAACCAAAGACAGAGCTGACTGTGATGTCCAGGAAGGAATACCCAGTGACCTGTCGATTCCCTGCCAGTCTTGAGGTGCTTGCTGTCCACTCTTGTGGCATGAAGCGGCTTGACCCACGTATCCTGCACCTCTCCAGATTACACACACTTGACCTGAGCCAGAATTCTCTCACATCCCTCCCAGATGACTGGGGTAGACTCGTCTGCGTGAGTACACTTATACTCACTAACAACCAACTGTCAGAATTACCTTCTGCTCTGTGGAAGAGCCAGCTGTGTGAGACCATTGCTGTGTTAGATGTTTGTAACAACCATATAACAACCATACCCCTTCAGATATGTGAACTCCACAAACTCGTCTGTCTCAGACTTAATAACAATGGTTTTTATTCACTGCCACCAACTATTGGCAAGCTTACCAACTTGAAAGAACTGGCCATTGCACAGAATAAGATAAAGGTCCTACCAGCAGGATTTTCACAACTTCGGCTTGAAAGTCTTGATGTCTCAGACAACCCGTTTGACCTGAGTGTGGAAGGTGTGGCAGGAGAGGAGCGACTTAGTTTCCCCACATTGCTGGAGTGTGTGGCAAGGGCCATCAGGAAATACAGGTGTGTAAACCAAATTTGATTTTAGTTGAACCAGTGGTAATAGCATGGGTTAGGGTTTAAATAGCTGTACAATTTTAGCCATTTGAAATTACTTTGTTCATGACTTCAGTATGCCTTTCTTTCTGGGTGGGAAACATCATTGAGCACCACAAAGAAAAGTGCAGCAAATGGATTTCTCAGTGGGGTAATAATTCCAAAAAAGCATCACATTGTTTGTAAGTCATTATAACAGCAATAGTGTATCAATATTCAATTTTTTACGATGGCCTATTGAAACATTTCAAGAtaattttttgtgatttctgCAGCCATTATGATTTCATGCTACTCCCTTGTGGATTGTAGTATAAAACCTAATGTAGGTTGCTTAAACCACTTATACCCATCGCAATAATGCTACAACTCATAACAcatattatgttttgttttttgaataATTGATGTTGTTTGACAGGTAACATATGGATGAATCtgaaattgaagtgtttcaAGTATCTTCTTAACAAGtggtcacattttctcataattgaaCACAAATGATTTGGGAACTACTGTTTTAATGTATGAAACACATGATGATGGAACATATCTTCGAAGTTGTCGGAACCTGAAAACGTGTTTATATCTTAGAAAACTCACTTGGCTAACTGAAAAGTTGTGACTGAATATTTCGTGAATGATCACTTTAGTGTATCAAGTTGCATCATGCTATActtatctgcaataacaacctggataggaaaatttgaaaaatggcACTGACCAATTTTTGTCAATGATTGTTGAAggtaatgaagcaatcatcagttgtgagatttcaaccaattcccaacactatcCTTAACATTCCTGAGTGCTCAGACTTTATTGTTATTGCAGCCACATATGCTGAACTGTTGTATGATACATTTAATCCACTTTATTACTTGTGTTCTTATTTACCTGATCTCACACTGTAAATCTGTAACTCTGCGCATATCAATTTTTGTGTTAATGATTTCCAATTTGAAGGTTAAGGTTTTAAGAAAGACATTACTACTATCCTTGTTCAACAGTATGCATTATTCCTTCATGATCTAGAACACACTGTCACAAGTTGAAAATTATCCTTCTCTTCCTTGTGATTGCAGTGTGCAATTTATTCACCCTACTTGTGCAGTCTTTGTTCTTCAAGTGAGATATGTGATCCTTTCGATGTTGCATCTACTTCTAGTTTATTTGAAACCATGCCAGAAGGTAACAGTTTGGACTTTGTGGGCCCAGCAATGACATGGTTCAGTGATGGAAATGTCAGTAGTGTGAATTTGTCTTTTAACTAATAAACAGTAGAAATTCACTTGTCAAAAGACAAGTCTACTGTCAAACAAAAACCTTTGGTTTGAACAAGCAAAAGATCTGCCATGATTtctaaaaacatatttcacacctGGCTTCATTCTGCTCTGCTGTAGGGGATGTgggttaaagcatctgctccTCGCACCataggcctgggtttgatttccccacatggatacaatgtgtgaagcctatttcttgtcTCCCGTGctttaatattgttggaatattgctaaaagcggcataaaaccatactcattgcTCTGAGATCTTGTCCTAATTATGGTCAAAATTAGAACAGGAAAGGAAACACTATGGACATCCTTGCAGTATGTACACTTAGTTGAAGCTGTTTTTATTACCTATGTCcaatattgtatcaacatttgccAAAGATCTGTTGAACCCAACATGGCAGTCATCCAACTGACACCAAGTTATGTGTTTGTCTGGACATCTCGCATGCAAGAGTATTTGGCTTTGTCTTTCCATGTGAATAGTTCTGTGGCACCTTTTCTTTTGTGAGAGTTCTGAAAATCTTGTGCCAGTCCCCAAACTATCTGCAAACACTTTGTCCAAGTGTTTGCTATTTTTTAAAATAGCATCTTCTGGTTTTACCTAACATCACTTCTTTGGCCCTGAGATCTAGTGTGGTGAGCTGTACATTGCAGACAACCTGCTGATAATGATGGAACTGGATTCTTCCAGTTGAACTAAGATGATATGAAGGTTTAGAATCTCTTCTAGCTGTCAGAAGGCAAGGTTACCAAGACAAGTCATCTTGGGATTTCACTGTCTTCACAACTCCCTTGCAACAATGGTGCTCTGCTCTTCAGTGGCAAAGATTTGTGAATTATATATATACCAACAGTTACTACCATGATCCCCTGACTCCCTTGAGGCAACTACTCAGTACCCAAGACATAATCATTTCACCCATATTTACCAAGATCCACTCCTCCACTTTAAGTTGTATCTATGGAGATACTTCCACTGTCATGTCTTCACAACTGAACTTAAGATTCTGTCAAAAAGCAAAAGTGCCAAAGTCCAGTCTCATCCCATGCTGGTTGCTATGATTCCATCAAAGGAAAGTTCAACATGGAATTCAGTTTCTCTGGAAAATTAGTAGAAGAAGCAAGCATGCTTTGGAGACTTGTCAGTTTATCAGTAGTGCAGTTGGAGATCCATGTTTAAATCTCATGATATATCAGTGGGCATGCCCTATGAACTAGCTTTAGTCACATTTGTCAAGAAGCATGGGCTGTGCAGGTAGATTAGACCTAGCAGGCCAGACAGCAACAAGATGATAAGCTCAAGAAACGTTACCTTGCCCCACAGCCTTTTCTGAGAGATAACACTTTCATCAGTGGGGTCCTGCAAGGAGATCAGCAGTGACAACATCAGCCCCTTGTAGTAATAAGTTAAGTTATGTCCTGTCCTGTCTTAACAATAACAATGGAAGGACTCTCTTAGCTAATTTATCTCCAAAGTGGTGTGATCAACTTGAAGATGTATTCTTGAGACTGAATTCTTCTGCTGACATGAATTGCATTCCATTATCTATTGGAAGTTCTCGTACACTTCATCACTTGTGAACATGTTACATTATTAACTCGTTAAGCCCGAGATTAGTGCTATTCATGCCTGATATCCCTGACAGGTTTCgggattacaggaaactgtctcttCCCACaaacaagtcctgattgtttaattgtgttgTAAAGGTATGTATTGAAAATGCAGGTGTGAATACATGTTCATATCATTTATGCATTCTTTTAAGGAAAATATTCCATGaagcagattcacagtttgtcactttggttgatctagatttaacgcagaaaacatacatatatatataacatataatacTTATTCGTTGCACATACTTAAGACAAACAGTCATGGGATTGGgcatcatcaaagttcccgaattgaacgttttgtatctcagctgttcaatatagtggctgagGTGTTATCTTTGACCAATCGTGTCACGAGATACCTGttacagaggaaatgacaggtgatggagCGTGgactaaatttctgaagagaaTGTTTGGTCACTATACAGCTGTGGATACAGATGGATTATTTGCTACAGCTTTGACCAATCAATATGCTGGATTTCGGCCTTGTCAAGTTTAActctagtctgtcgtacagaccctgaagtatgtATATCGAAGAAAGCcgatgcaagtctagaaaatgtggcaagtctagatttccatagcttcaggtcTGTCTGAAAATGAGGAAAGTCTCAggactccatttcattatattattttttttcactatgaatgttttttcagtaaaatatgttcacttcagagactagctgttagtctagtttaactctagctatcatgaaaaagtttgtgtctTGTGAACATGCATAATCGTAACAatgcatgaaatgtacacacaaGACTGTTAGGCACTTTGGCAAGTTTATTTTTCTTCATAgattgaaaacacatgttattttttttatcgaTAAGTAAAACAAAGtgatttaaataataataatcatcataaGATATTTGTAATGCGCTGAATTCCACACCACTGaggggcatgctcaaagcgctacagtctgattattattaccctggaAAACCCagtccaaccattgagtagagatagtatttacatgtatgtgcaaATACATGCACATTTTGCACACACTACTCGTACATCATGCTTTGCTGAACTTgtaaatataatctgcacattgttatgaatgaatatcctaattcaagtacatatattatagaattcaaaaagtgacacgatactgatttattatgtATAAACATGCAGCTGAATCCCCCCAAATATTTTTGAAGATGGGCATGCCTATATTTATATTGAATGCCAACGTGGTTCAGAAAATTATAGATGTGCATATATGCATGAAAATTACAGAGAGGGGCATCACTccataaaacaggttgtccaatgatgtaacagtgcattattttattttacacttgtcacaggacaaaCCTTTTAACAAGGGCGTAACTGGACATGCATTCTATCAGAGGTTGTCATTTCCAGACTGAAACAGGTGTTCAGACATCTTATTACTGTTGTCTGATTAAATGATTATACACATGtgtatcaattccgtaactgatatattatcctgcTTTTATTGGCGATGGATCAATAGGAcgcagataattacagagaccAAATACAAACAAAGGTTATGTAAACTGCATTGAAAAGTCACaattcaaatcaacatgaaGCTTTCAACATCTTGAACAAAAATGCTTTAGTTACTTTTGTATGGTCTATGGGTATTACTTGTGTCTATGTCTAAGAATGTTTTGAATTACCAACTGTTTTGAATTACCAACTGTGTCTTGTAACAAATGTAGTAAAAAGTTATATATCTTTAgattgtgaaaaataaatagTCGCAATAcagttaggtctaaattagaAATTTGGTTTAGTGTAAATCTATACAAGCATGGATggaatacagtattgctatttatgtctctGATTctttatataaaatattaaaatcattttcattaatattatcagttttacttatcaGGTTGAATTAAATCAGTGTTAATTaatctgttcatatgaaactgcaatatctGTCCCACCGTATTGAATGcagtacatcacaggaactaaagcgTGTTACAGTAATGGCTACATGTGATCTTCTAACACTTGGGTAGAGACTTAAATGTGGTTTAGTACATTTACTGAGTCATTTTacctgtaaatattattcaaacaatcaaaagcatACCCTATATCCACAGATTATATGATGTGGAAaaaggatatatgtagatacagaAATTAGTTTCCTGAACAAATATCAGAGcgatatgcaaaatatacatcacaatactgaagtgcaatcggaatgatatggccattgtgtttgcTCTTGTTCAACTGACTTTCACCTcgaagaaattgcctaatatgtgcagcAATGTTGATacgtgacatcactaccgatgaccgatttctttcaaaatggcgacttcgctgacaagggtgcactggattttgcgaggactctttccttgattca
Proteins encoded:
- the LOC137294105 gene encoding leucine-rich repeat protein 1-like encodes the protein MRLSCEVDVVNRLLPSHNVRKARRGSHAQISLGRKPSATPGSSQLLLMVCTAKDRNGVKYVVKNNVSQVFEKFVSEGKATIRFKEPEQDLCLSKADPLQLKSFLTLVRAGAQGQNLERVTLSSLAPASTKQVEKPKTELTVMSRKEYPVTCRFPASLEVLAVHSCGMKRLDPRILHLSRLHTLDLSQNSLTSLPDDWGRLVCVSTLILTNNQLSELPSALWKSQLCETIAVLDVCNNHITTIPLQICELHKLVCLRLNNNGFYSLPPTIGKLTNLKELAIAQNKIKVLPAGFSQLRLESLDVSDNPFDLSVEGVAGEERLSFPTLLECVARAIRKYRIPYTEEDLFPHLFHFLAAARQCWCGNFCFTCSARYYSHVSLRHLVSNTYSASPGVSLVPVEGFLCSQHCLIRFKHNPRAYWRN